A DNA window from Pleurodeles waltl isolate 20211129_DDA chromosome 12, aPleWal1.hap1.20221129, whole genome shotgun sequence contains the following coding sequences:
- the LOC138267075 gene encoding uncharacterized protein F54H12.2-like, translating to MCLDLNDTLLHLICKIVKADGSNIANNARVATIAYPIATMFNQVDISLGDHIIMQNDNMYAYRAYIESILNDSSDALDTQRSVGLFYKDTYGHFEATALDGHNQGFVKRASFTASSRQCDCLGRIHSDLFYQDNLLVNGINLKIKLTHKDSFCHISGNVEQYKLVIPSATLFVKRVKVSPSVRLAHAEALQVSNGKYAVERVALKIYCIPTGTRLTQQQNVFLGQLPKLIIIGFVDNTAFIGQYTSTPFNFKHYDINYVALVHKGSVIPAKPYTPSFGTLNFIR from the coding sequence ATGTGTTTGGACCTCAACGATACACTGttgcacctcatctgtaaaattgtaaaagctgATGGCTCCAATATAGCGAACAACGCTAGAGTGGCAACGATCGCTTACCCcatagcaaccatgtttaatcaggtggacattagcCTCGGTGATCACATTATCATGCAAAATGATAACATGTATGCATATAGGGCATATATTGAGAGTATTCTTAATGACAGCAGTGATGCCTTGGACACACAGCGTTCAGTGggcctcttctacaaagatacttacgGTCATTTTGAAGCTACTGCTTTGGACGGCCACAATcaaggttttgtaaaaagagcGAGCTTTACCGCCAGCAGTAGGCAGTGCGACTGCCTAGGTCGCATACACTCGGACCTTTTTTACCAAGATAACCTACTTGTCAATggtatcaatcttaagatcaaactaacccACAAGGACTCGTTCTGTCACATCAGTGGGAATGTGGAACAATATAAACTAGTAATACCCTCCGCCACTttatttgtaaagagagtgaaagtgtcaccaagcgtcAGACTGGCTCACGCCGAGGCCTTACAAGTATCGAACGGCAAGTATGCAGTGGAAAGAGTAGCCCTGAAGATATATTGCATTCCAACAGGTACCAGATTAACAcagcagcaaaatgtatttcttggACAGCTACCGAAACTTATTattatagggtttgtggacaatacagcttttatcGGTCAGTATACCTCAAcccctttcaatttcaaacactatgaCATCAACTACGTGGCGTTGGTACACAAGGG